In Petrotoga miotherma DSM 10691, the genomic window AAAAGAAATTCTTGAGATGTATTCAAAGAAAACAGGCGCGGTTTTTGGTTTTTGTTTTGCATCTCCTTTTTTAATGATCGGGGAAGTACAGCTAGCTAAAGAAATGAATATAATAGGCACTGATTTCGGTGTATCTTTCCAAATTTTCGATGATCTAAAAGATTTATTTACTACGGAAGAAGAAATTGGAAAAGAAACTAATAAAGATGTAAACAAAAAGACTCTTTTAAATTTTTATAATTTTCAAGAAACACAAATAATAGCCGATAATATCTATAGAAATGTTTTACAAAAATTGGAAGAACTTAACCTAAAAGAACTATCTCAAATTTTGAAGGAAGTTAGAAAGACTGTAGAAACAAGTTAACAATCTCAAAAGGAGTTGACTGAGTTATAAAATTCAAACCTTTTAACTTTTTAAATAAAATTAAATACATGGAAAAAAAATACAAAATTCTTTTATTTATTATTGTAATTGCCATTGTGATGCTTGTTTTTTTCCTTATTTTTAAAAACATCTTTTTACCTCCAAAAGAGATAACTCCTTCTTCTACAAACATTCAAATAGATATACCTAAGTCTGCTTTTTCTTCAAAGAAAAACATTGACATTAGAGTTGTAGATAAAAGTTCTGAAGAATATCAAGAATTGATCAACTACAAAAATTTTTATGGGGAAATATACAAAATCACTTTCTCCGATGAAAGTAATGAATCCTCTATTTTACCAATTACTTTAAGATACAAGATCCCAAAAGATAATTATTTCGGAGATAACTTCATCAATTTTTCCTTGGCTTACATTACACGCGAGGATCCTCCTATTGTTTCGGAATTCAGCGGAGAAAAAATAGTAAAAATCGAGAATGAGTATTATATAGAAGCACAAACCTTCCAAATAACTAAAGTCCATTATATAGGTCTAGTCATTGAATCTCCACAAGAATCATCTATTGGACTCAAGGTTATAAAAGAAGCACCACCAACTCTTGAACCTGATATTATTTTAATTCCTGGAACGGATCTTAACTTCCTTGGAAGAGTAATGAATGTACCTGAAAATGGTTATCCACAATCTTTTTGGTCCTCCCTTTTCCCAAATAGAACCATTTGGAGTTACAATTACCCCTTGAAATCTACAAGAAGCCAAAATTACAATGATTCTTTTGTTAGCTTTGTTAAAAGAACAGGGATTAATAGCTATATCGAATTTGAAGGAAGGCGACTTGCTCAAGAACTTTCTAGATTTCCTAATAAAAAGTTTGATATCATTGCACATGGTATCGGTGGATTAATTGCTCGATATGCTTTAGAGTCTAGTCAAACAATTCAAAATGTCGAAAATTTAGTACTTATTTCTACTCCAAATAAAGGAAGTAATCTTGCAAACCCTCTTTTTTTCAACTTACTCTTTGGAAAAAACACGGATATATTATCTCAATACTTTAATGTT contains:
- a CDS encoding esterase/lipase family protein, which encodes MNVPENGYPQSFWSSLFPNRTIWSYNYPLKSTRSQNYNDSFVSFVKRTGINSYIEFEGRRLAQELSRFPNKKFDIIAHGIGGLIARYALESSQTIQNVENLVLISTPNKGSNLANPLFFNLLFGKNTDILSQYFNVEDSTILKITSQISSYLDQINSYYEDLIPDSEFLNKLNSFGIRNDIRYLAIIGSNPAIEENLSNKYISRLYPEFVQGEGDGIVSVDSANLEGIEKTYYSKKSFYXFRRISPIVFSRALYR